A stretch of the Hyperolius riggenbachi isolate aHypRig1 chromosome 11, aHypRig1.pri, whole genome shotgun sequence genome encodes the following:
- the LOC137538840 gene encoding uncharacterized protein — SSSSSSSSSSSSSSSSSSSSSSSSSSSSSSSSSSSSSSSSSSSSSSSSSSSSSSSSSSSSSSSSSSSSSSSSSSSSSSSSSSSSSSSSSSSSSSSSSSSSSSSSSSSSSSSSSSSSSSSSSSSSSSSSSSSSSSSSSSSSSSSSSSSSSSSSSSSSSSSSSSSSSSSSSSSSSSSSSSSSSSSSSSSSSSSSSSSSSSSSSSSSSSSSSSSSSSSSSSSSSSSSSSSSSSSSSSSSSSSSSSSSSSSSSSSSSSSSSSSSSSSSSSSSSSSSSSSSSSSSSSSSSSSSSSSSSSSSSSSSSSSSSSSSSSSSSSSSSSSSSSSSSSSSSSSSSSSSSSSSSSSSSSSSSSSSSSSSSSSSSSSSSSSSSSSSSSSSSSSSSSSSSSSSSSSSSSSSSSSSSSSSSSSSSSSSSSSSSSSSSSSSSSSSSSSSSSSSSSSSSSSSSSSSSSSSSSSSSSSSSSSSSSSSSSSSSSSSSSSSSSSSSSSSSSSSSSSSSSSSSSSSSSSSSSSSSSSSSSSSSSSSSSSSSSSSSSSSSS, encoded by the coding sequence tcttcttcttcttcttcttcttcttcatcttcttcttcatcttcttcttcttcttcatcttcttcttcttcttcatcttcttcttcttcatcttcttcttcttcttcatcttcttcttcatcttcttcttcatcttcttcttcttcttcttcttcttcttcatcttcttcttcttcttcttcttcttcatcttcttcttcttcttcttcttcttcatcttcatcatcttcttcttcttcttcttcatcttcttcatcatcttcttcatcatcttcatcttcttcttcttcttcatcatcttcatcttcttcttcttcttcatcatcttcatcttcttcttcttcttcatcttcttcttcttcatcttcttcatcttcttcttcttcttcttcttcttcttcttcttcttcttcttcttcatcatcttcttcatcttcttcatcttcttcttcttcatcatcttcttcatcttcttcttcttcatcttcttcttcttcatcttcttcttcttcttcttcttcttcttcttcttcttcatcttcttcttcttcatcttcttcttcttcttcttcttcttcttcttcttcttcttcttcttcttcttcatcttcttcttcttcatcttcttcttcttcttcttcttcttcttcttcttcttcttcttcttcatcttcatcttcatcttcatcttcttcttcatcttcttcttcttcttcttcttcttcttcttcttcttcttcttcttcttcttcttcttcttcttcatcttcttcatcttcttcttcatcttcttcttcttcatcttcttcttcttcttcttcttcttcttcttcttcttcttcttcttcttcttcttcttcatcttcatcttcttcttcttcttcttcttcttcttcatcttcttcttcatcttcatcttcatcttcatcttcttcttcatcttcatcttcttcttcatcttcatcttcttcttcatcttcatcttcttcttcatcttcatcttcatcttcttcttcttcttcttcttcttcatcttcttcttcttcttcttcttcttcttcttcatcttcatcttcatcttcatcttcatcttcatcttcttcttcatcttcttcttcttcttcttcttcttcttcttcttcttcttcttcttcttcttcttcttcttcatcttcttcatcttcttcttcatcttcttcttcttcatcttcttcttcatcttcttcttcttcatcttcttcttcttcttcttcttcttcttcttcttcttcttcttcttcttcttcttcttcttcatcttcatcttcttcttcttcttcttcttcttcttcatcttcttcttcatcttcatcttcatcttcatcttcttcttcatcttcatcttcttcttcatcttcatcttcttcttcatcttcatcttcttcttcatcttcatcttcatcttcttcttcttcttcttcttcttcatcttcttcttcttcttcttcttcttcttcttcttcttcttcttcttcttcttcatcttcttcatcttcttcttcatcttcttcttcttcatcttcttcttcttcttcttcttcttcttcttcttcttcttcttcatcttcatcttct